A stretch of Roseibium porphyridii DNA encodes these proteins:
- a CDS encoding ABC transporter ATP-binding protein — MTETLLDLRNLHITLPTEQGDLHAVRGVDLKIEPAQTLCLVGESGCGKSLTASALMGLTPRYARTRAGSYNVCGNDITDVDSPALKRLRGDAMAMIFQDPTAALNPTLTIGQQLTEAVMLREKLSHAEADTRAINLLERVGIARAETRLARYPHEFSGGQRQRVMIAQALMSQPRLLIADEPTTALDVTIQAQILVLLKELQDELGLGILLITHDLGVVAAVADEVSVMYAGRIVEHADCDALFDLPFHPYTQGLMRAIPVPGVTPRGSHLPAIPGRVPSLIGEMPGCAFRERCSSAGADCERGSVPLHRVQSIGKSERSFECHRVEGGPLA; from the coding sequence ATGACCGAGACGCTGTTGGATTTGCGCAATCTGCATATCACCCTGCCCACTGAACAAGGTGACCTTCATGCGGTGCGCGGTGTGGACCTGAAGATTGAACCTGCGCAGACCTTGTGTCTTGTCGGAGAATCCGGTTGTGGAAAGTCTCTGACAGCAAGTGCCTTGATGGGCCTGACACCACGCTACGCAAGGACGAGAGCGGGCAGCTATAACGTTTGCGGCAATGACATCACCGACGTTGATTCGCCGGCTCTGAAACGCCTGCGCGGCGATGCAATGGCCATGATTTTTCAGGATCCGACAGCGGCGCTCAATCCGACGCTCACCATAGGTCAACAACTGACCGAAGCCGTCATGCTTCGCGAAAAGCTGTCGCATGCAGAAGCCGACACGCGTGCCATCAATCTGCTGGAGCGTGTCGGAATTGCGCGGGCAGAAACGCGCCTTGCACGATATCCGCATGAGTTTTCAGGGGGGCAGCGACAACGGGTTATGATCGCGCAGGCTTTGATGAGCCAACCCCGATTGTTGATCGCCGATGAACCGACAACAGCCTTGGATGTGACCATTCAGGCGCAAATTCTGGTTCTGCTCAAGGAACTGCAGGATGAACTGGGCCTGGGCATCTTACTGATTACGCATGATCTCGGTGTGGTCGCCGCAGTGGCGGATGAGGTTTCGGTGATGTATGCGGGTCGCATAGTCGAACACGCCGATTGTGATGCATTGTTCGATCTTCCGTTTCACCCCTATACACAGGGACTGATGCGCGCCATTCCGGTTCCGGGTGTCACTCCTCGCGGCAGCCACCTGCCAGCCATTCCCGGTCGCGTTCCCAGCCTGATAGGTGAAATGCCGGGATGTGCATTTCGCGAGCGCTGTTCAAGCGCAGGAGCCGATTGCGAAAGAGGTTCGGTTCCCCTGCATCGGGTTCAGTCGATCGGTAAATCCGAGCGAAGCTTCGAATGCCACCGCGTTGAAGGAGGACCCCTGGCGTGA
- a CDS encoding oligopeptide/dipeptide ABC transporter ATP-binding protein has protein sequence MTSPLIEVDNLRKSFHLRRGMFKPLEELVAVDNLTLHVNEGETLGLVGESGCGKSTALKLILGLSPADGGSIQIAGQHVDLIDVSKRVRLIQPVFQNPNASLNPVRSIRDLVAQPLKLHGGSGAGRKADEMLERVGLPARLASAYPGELSGGQRQRVAIARALILRPKVLICDEPTSALDVSVQAQVINLLLDLRRDLDLTMIFVTHDLSVVEHLADRTAVMYLGKKVEEAGTEDLFASPQHPYTKSLLSAMLSPTSRQNLPDVPLGTAAADPFAKTPGCAFAPRCPNASDICETKPPELKRQKSGMVACHLQ, from the coding sequence GTGACCTCTCCATTGATTGAAGTGGACAATTTACGCAAGTCATTCCATCTGCGCCGCGGAATGTTCAAGCCGTTGGAAGAGTTGGTCGCCGTCGACAATCTGACGCTGCATGTTAACGAGGGCGAAACACTCGGGTTGGTCGGTGAATCGGGTTGCGGCAAAAGCACGGCTTTGAAATTGATACTTGGGCTTTCTCCTGCTGATGGCGGTAGCATCCAGATCGCCGGGCAGCATGTTGACCTGATAGATGTTTCAAAACGTGTCCGTCTGATCCAGCCGGTTTTTCAAAACCCGAACGCCTCACTCAATCCTGTCCGCTCCATACGTGATCTGGTCGCGCAGCCTTTGAAACTTCACGGAGGCTCCGGTGCGGGCAGGAAGGCAGATGAAATGCTGGAACGTGTCGGGCTTCCGGCACGTCTAGCGAGTGCGTATCCGGGTGAGTTGTCCGGTGGGCAGCGCCAGCGTGTCGCAATTGCACGTGCGCTTATCCTTCGTCCGAAAGTGTTGATCTGCGACGAGCCGACGTCCGCGTTGGATGTTTCGGTGCAAGCACAGGTGATAAACCTGCTGCTGGATCTTAGACGTGACCTTGATTTGACGATGATTTTTGTAACCCATGACCTGTCCGTGGTCGAGCATCTGGCCGATAGGACAGCCGTGATGTATCTGGGCAAGAAAGTCGAAGAGGCGGGCACGGAAGATCTTTTTGCTAGCCCGCAACACCCTTATACGAAATCGCTTTTGTCAGCGATGCTGTCACCGACCTCACGGCAGAACCTGCCTGATGTTCCGCTTGGCACCGCGGCGGCGGACCCCTTTGCGAAAACACCGGGTTGTGCGTTTGCCCCCCGTTGTCCAAATGCATCTGATATCTGCGAAACCAAACCACCAGAACTGAAGCGGCAGAAGTCTGGAATGGTTGCCTGTCACCTGCAGTAG
- a CDS encoding Lrp/AsnC ligand binding domain-containing protein codes for MAIKFKKDSELDRFDRKILEIVALDGRIAITQLAKKLGMSATPCTVRLKRLIESNYILGFRALLNPQKLDLTHVAFVEVKLHDTTEAALSNFNAAVMTVPEIEQVHMIAGPFDYLLKVRTTDIQSYRKVLGERISTLPHVASSSTYVSMEAIKDGGITGS; via the coding sequence ATGGCGATCAAATTTAAAAAAGATAGTGAATTAGACCGATTCGATCGGAAGATTCTTGAAATTGTTGCCTTGGATGGCCGGATTGCCATAACACAGCTCGCAAAAAAGCTCGGGATGTCAGCAACTCCTTGTACTGTACGGCTTAAACGTCTCATTGAAAGCAACTACATTCTCGGATTTCGTGCGCTGCTCAATCCGCAAAAACTCGATTTGACCCATGTTGCGTTTGTAGAGGTGAAGTTGCACGACACGACCGAAGCCGCACTGAGCAATTTCAACGCCGCGGTGATGACCGTGCCGGAGATTGAACAGGTCCACATGATAGCCGGTCCTTTCGATTATCTGCTCAAAGTGCGAACAACCGATATTCAGTCATACAGAAAGGTCCTTGGAGAACGGATCTCCACACTCCCTCATGTGGCGAGTTCTTCGACCTATGTAAGCATGGAGGCGATCAAAGACGGAGGGATCACAGGCAGCTGA
- the putA gene encoding bifunctional proline dehydrogenase/L-glutamate gamma-semialdehyde dehydrogenase PutA has product MTKLSTLRRHIRDLHLAEEQEVLSKLVSKDGLSHDETIRVSEQAAGLVQKIRDTASPGLMDVFLAEYGLSTDEGVSLMCLAEALLRVPDAPTVDDLIEDKIAPSSWGAHLGNSSSPLVNASTWALMLTGKVLKQPETTNLADTLRGAVKRLGEPVIRTAVKRAMKEMGHQFVLGQTIAEAVRRGKANERKGYTYSYDMLGEAALTATDAAGFFNSYADAIQTLAREATHPEPRDNPGISIKLSALHPRYEVSQSARVMDELVPRVKELALLAKNAGMGLNIDAEEADRLDLSLDVIEAVVRSPEFAGWSGFGVVVQAYGKRASSVLDWLYALAEELDRTFMVRLVKGAYWDTEIKQAQVDGTAGFPVFTHKPATDVSYICCARKLLNYGDRIYPQFATHNAHTVCAILEMARDGQAYEFQRLHGMGESLHQLVKDEENTRCRIYAPVGAHRDLLAYLVRRLLENGANSSFVNQIVDKEISPQVIASDPFVALQKIGSAQNKAVVRPPDLFRPERVNSKGWDLRHRTDLDGFHAARNRFKSHQWVVTPTIAGEVWAAEAREVHSPSDPSEIVGYVSHTTPEQVETALKSARSWAGASAQERSDTLNRAADLYEKSSGEIFAALSREAGKSGPDAIAEIREAVDFLRYYGAEAVRLGGFQERGVISCISPWNFPLAIFTGQIAAALAAGNGVLAKPADPTPIVASIGVRLLHKAGVPLSVLQLVPGAGSVVGARITTDPRVNGICFTGSTGVAQKISRDSAERLEPDATFIAETGGLNAMIVDSTALPEQAVKDIVNSAFQSAGQRCSALRVLYLQKDIADTFLEMLFGAMDELRLGNPWDLAVDVGPIITEKARREIQEHVDTASRDGKLLKQVKYPGQGYFVGPAVIEVSGVQDLEKEIFGPVLHVALFEADEIDRIIESINASDYGLTFGLHTRIDDRVQHITSKLNVGNMYVNRNQIGAIVGSQPFGGEGLSGTGPKAGGPHYVKRFKKLNLPLNAVVSGETADFQIVQSVLSSVQAEPPIALETRDMPGPTGESNRWSTYGRGTVLCLGPSLADALEQARIAREVGCTAVVVVPEASGDLSVSGFLDRGALATLEGFDAVALWSDLSDLTEARRALARRKGPLIPLIASDAMADFCVLERHLCIDTTASGGNASLLAAQL; this is encoded by the coding sequence ATGACCAAACTTTCCACCCTTCGCCGGCACATCCGCGACCTGCATCTGGCGGAAGAACAGGAGGTATTGTCAAAACTTGTTTCAAAAGACGGGCTGAGCCATGACGAAACGATCCGGGTGTCTGAGCAAGCGGCTGGTCTCGTCCAAAAAATAAGAGACACAGCAAGTCCTGGGTTGATGGACGTGTTTTTGGCCGAATACGGACTTTCGACCGACGAGGGCGTATCGCTCATGTGCCTTGCCGAAGCATTGTTACGGGTCCCTGATGCGCCCACAGTTGATGATCTGATTGAAGACAAGATCGCGCCATCCTCCTGGGGAGCTCATCTAGGAAACTCTAGCTCGCCGCTTGTAAACGCGTCGACTTGGGCGCTGATGCTGACAGGCAAGGTACTGAAACAGCCCGAAACAACCAATCTCGCCGATACTTTACGCGGAGCAGTCAAACGGCTCGGGGAACCCGTCATCCGGACAGCGGTCAAGCGGGCCATGAAGGAGATGGGCCACCAGTTCGTACTCGGCCAAACCATCGCGGAAGCTGTGAGGCGCGGCAAGGCGAATGAGCGGAAGGGATATACATATTCCTACGACATGCTCGGTGAAGCCGCATTGACGGCTACGGATGCGGCAGGCTTCTTCAACTCTTATGCGGATGCGATCCAAACCCTCGCCAGGGAGGCCACGCATCCTGAGCCACGCGACAATCCCGGAATTTCCATAAAGCTGTCGGCGTTGCATCCCCGATATGAAGTGAGCCAGAGCGCGCGGGTCATGGACGAACTTGTTCCACGTGTCAAAGAACTGGCTCTTTTGGCGAAGAATGCGGGCATGGGTCTCAACATCGATGCGGAAGAGGCCGACCGACTCGATCTTTCGCTTGATGTGATTGAAGCCGTTGTCCGGTCGCCCGAATTTGCCGGATGGAGCGGTTTCGGTGTTGTTGTGCAGGCCTACGGAAAAAGGGCCTCATCGGTTCTTGACTGGCTCTATGCTCTCGCGGAGGAGCTCGACCGGACGTTTATGGTGCGTCTTGTAAAGGGTGCGTACTGGGACACGGAGATCAAGCAGGCGCAAGTGGACGGAACGGCTGGATTTCCTGTGTTCACACATAAACCGGCAACCGACGTTTCCTATATCTGCTGTGCCCGCAAGCTTCTGAACTATGGCGATCGGATATATCCGCAGTTCGCCACACACAATGCCCACACGGTCTGCGCCATTCTTGAGATGGCCAGGGACGGTCAGGCTTATGAGTTTCAGCGCCTGCACGGTATGGGAGAGTCATTGCATCAGCTGGTGAAGGATGAAGAAAACACACGCTGCCGCATTTACGCACCCGTCGGCGCACACCGCGATCTATTGGCCTATCTTGTCAGACGGCTCTTGGAAAACGGCGCGAACAGTTCATTCGTCAATCAGATTGTCGATAAGGAAATCAGCCCGCAGGTTATTGCCTCGGATCCCTTTGTTGCACTTCAAAAGATCGGATCCGCACAGAACAAGGCGGTTGTCCGGCCACCAGACCTCTTTAGGCCAGAACGTGTGAACTCCAAAGGCTGGGATTTGCGCCATCGGACAGACCTGGATGGTTTTCATGCGGCCCGTAATCGTTTCAAGTCACATCAGTGGGTGGTCACCCCGACTATTGCGGGCGAGGTCTGGGCCGCGGAGGCAAGGGAGGTCCACTCGCCCTCTGATCCCTCAGAGATTGTTGGATATGTCTCCCACACAACGCCGGAACAGGTGGAAACCGCACTGAAGAGCGCCCGCAGCTGGGCCGGTGCCAGTGCACAGGAGCGCTCAGATACCCTCAACAGGGCCGCAGATCTTTATGAGAAATCCTCCGGTGAGATTTTCGCCGCCCTGAGCCGCGAAGCCGGTAAATCCGGGCCAGATGCCATAGCCGAAATCCGGGAGGCTGTCGATTTCCTACGGTATTATGGTGCAGAGGCGGTGCGCCTGGGCGGTTTTCAAGAGCGCGGTGTCATCTCCTGTATTTCACCGTGGAACTTTCCTCTGGCTATCTTTACCGGCCAAATTGCTGCAGCCCTCGCGGCTGGAAACGGAGTGTTGGCAAAACCGGCCGATCCGACACCCATTGTTGCGTCCATCGGAGTTCGGCTGTTGCACAAAGCCGGAGTTCCCTTGTCTGTATTGCAACTGGTTCCTGGAGCGGGCTCGGTTGTCGGCGCCCGGATAACCACCGACCCTCGGGTAAACGGCATCTGTTTCACCGGTTCGACTGGAGTCGCCCAGAAAATCAGCCGGGACTCTGCAGAGCGGCTGGAACCGGATGCCACCTTCATTGCGGAAACCGGCGGGTTGAACGCCATGATCGTCGATTCCACTGCATTGCCCGAACAGGCGGTCAAGGACATCGTGAACTCTGCGTTCCAGTCTGCGGGGCAGCGCTGTTCGGCGCTTCGGGTGCTCTATCTGCAGAAGGACATCGCCGATACCTTTCTGGAAATGCTTTTTGGGGCGATGGACGAACTAAGGCTCGGGAATCCCTGGGACCTTGCCGTCGATGTCGGTCCTATCATCACAGAAAAAGCGCGCCGGGAAATTCAGGAGCACGTGGACACGGCTTCAAGGGACGGAAAGTTGCTTAAGCAGGTGAAATACCCGGGTCAGGGGTACTTCGTCGGGCCCGCCGTGATTGAGGTTTCTGGTGTCCAGGACCTTGAAAAGGAAATTTTTGGTCCGGTGTTGCATGTCGCCTTGTTCGAAGCCGATGAAATCGACCGGATCATCGAGTCCATCAACGCCAGCGACTATGGTTTGACTTTTGGACTGCATACGCGGATCGATGATCGTGTACAGCATATCACCAGCAAGCTGAATGTCGGCAATATGTATGTAAACCGCAATCAGATCGGCGCAATTGTCGGGTCTCAACCCTTCGGAGGCGAGGGGCTTTCAGGGACAGGTCCCAAGGCCGGCGGACCACATTACGTAAAACGGTTCAAGAAGCTGAACTTGCCGCTCAACGCGGTCGTAAGTGGCGAGACTGCCGATTTCCAGATTGTCCAGTCGGTGTTGTCGTCTGTTCAGGCGGAGCCTCCTATTGCGTTGGAAACCCGTGACATGCCCGGTCCGACAGGAGAATCCAATCGCTGGTCAACCTATGGCCGCGGGACTGTTTTGTGCCTCGGACCAAGTTTGGCGGATGCTTTGGAGCAGGCTCGGATCGCCCGTGAAGTGGGCTGTACGGCGGTCGTCGTTGTGCCGGAGGCCTCCGGAGATCTGAGCGTTTCTGGCTTTCTGGACCGCGGTGCGCTGGCCACCCTAGAAGGGTTCGATGCAGTCGCTCTCTGGTCTGACCTTTCAGATCTGACCGAAGCCCGCAGGGCGCTTGCGCGGCGGAAAGGGCCTCTAATTCCGCTTATAGCTTCGGACGCGATGGCTGATTTTTGCGTGTTGGAGCGTCATCTGTGCATCGATACGACGGCCTCCGGCGGCAACGCGTCGCTTCTCGCAGCTCAGTTGTAG
- a CDS encoding tyrosine-type recombinase/integrase has product MPKLTKRIVDQAKMSKADYFIWDDDLQGFGLRVFTSGRRSYVVQYRAKGRTRRFTIGPHGVWTPETARKEARVLLGRVAQGENPAEERELDHKAISVKELCQRYLEDAKAGLILGKKRRPKKESTIYTDEGRIKRHIVPLLGSRRVKDLTSADITRFMRDVASGRTKMTEKTRKHGKTIVRGGVGTGTRTLGLLGAILTYARENGIIDTNPAHGIRKVADQKLNRRLSEDEYRLLGRLLSDADQDAQLSTAAAMVRALALTGCRRGEIINLDWREFDAANSCFWLRDSKEGASVRPIGLPIVELLEARHGDAIAGAVFEGTVEGKPFIGFPKHWRKILRDSPLADITPHVLRHSFASIANDLGFTESTIAALLGHAQGTITSRYIHSVDTALIMAADTIAGYIQGLLDGVQFTRTTYAMDRHARAAAMNRILAERLDGGQEHSFKVS; this is encoded by the coding sequence GTGCCGAAACTCACCAAGCGCATTGTCGACCAGGCAAAAATGAGCAAAGCCGACTACTTCATTTGGGACGACGACCTCCAAGGCTTTGGCCTCCGGGTCTTCACCTCCGGAAGACGAAGCTATGTCGTTCAGTACCGTGCCAAGGGGCGCACCCGCCGGTTCACCATCGGTCCGCATGGTGTCTGGACACCCGAGACTGCCCGCAAGGAAGCCCGCGTGTTGCTTGGGCGTGTCGCACAGGGCGAGAACCCAGCTGAGGAGCGTGAGCTCGATCACAAGGCGATCTCTGTCAAGGAGCTCTGCCAGCGTTATTTAGAGGATGCTAAGGCTGGGCTCATCCTCGGAAAGAAGCGCCGCCCTAAAAAGGAATCTACGATCTACACCGACGAGGGACGGATCAAACGCCACATTGTCCCTCTGCTTGGATCCCGCAGGGTCAAGGACCTGACATCTGCGGATATCACGCGCTTCATGCGTGACGTTGCTTCCGGGAGGACGAAGATGACCGAGAAAACCAGAAAGCACGGCAAAACGATCGTGCGAGGTGGCGTAGGTACGGGTACGCGCACATTGGGTTTGCTCGGTGCTATCCTTACCTATGCGCGCGAGAATGGCATTATCGACACCAACCCGGCGCATGGAATCCGCAAGGTCGCCGATCAGAAGCTCAACCGCAGGCTTTCTGAAGATGAATACCGGCTTCTTGGTCGATTGCTCAGTGATGCCGACCAGGACGCTCAACTCTCGACCGCAGCTGCAATGGTTCGCGCTCTTGCGCTCACAGGCTGCCGACGTGGGGAGATCATCAATCTCGACTGGAGGGAATTCGATGCCGCCAATAGCTGTTTTTGGCTACGCGACAGCAAGGAGGGAGCGTCTGTTCGTCCAATTGGATTGCCGATTGTTGAACTCCTTGAAGCTCGTCACGGTGATGCGATTGCCGGTGCCGTGTTTGAAGGAACGGTCGAAGGAAAGCCTTTCATTGGCTTCCCCAAGCACTGGCGTAAGATCCTAAGAGACTCGCCACTTGCTGATATCACGCCTCACGTGCTGCGTCACAGCTTTGCCAGCATTGCGAATGATCTCGGATTTACGGAGTCGACCATCGCGGCACTTCTGGGCCACGCGCAGGGCACCATCACTAGCCGCTACATCCACTCGGTCGATACGGCGCTGATCATGGCGGCAGACACGATTGCCGGTTACATTCAGGGCCTTCTAGACGGAGTGCAGTTCACGCGCACAACTTATGCAATGGATCGCCATGCTCGTGCAGCTGCAATGAACAGGATACTGGCGGAACGCCTTGATGGTGGTCAGGAACATAGTTTCAAGGTTTCATAA
- a CDS encoding helix-turn-helix transcriptional regulator, with protein MYFGSRHFGEDIAYGGFLQDRRSREKLDFPYMLARRFEYLVFSVFVFDSLRKSVEAQFTTDDPGRLWDASFLIEQEKETLAALKRDICAPVYHDPVVLRCIQENGSEDPAKSVLETDRAAALSVDLGSGLQLFLTAHIPCGFSEQLFQGVIAYMGDIFGGFRSYAEELVFGFNRIDLKSSDYWIKHIKHAALVIYGNGYLLTKNSAAEALLQSGEDLRVIDGRISGPADLLARFSPATSVDTLAVRGLLRGSPSTQRHILHTATGTQFLLEPVPSFSDEDKHDDPVRNYFTKKILVASTDSPINADPLLIKATAGVTLQQARLIQQLIAGRSVRQAAEEIGIRYNTARNHIAMAQQRLEVSSQAELINVVQRAISIAPELEIKQ; from the coding sequence ATGTATTTCGGTTCTCGGCATTTCGGAGAAGACATTGCCTATGGCGGCTTTTTACAGGACCGCCGTTCACGCGAAAAACTCGACTTTCCCTACATGCTCGCCAGACGATTTGAGTATCTCGTCTTCAGCGTCTTTGTTTTCGACTCCTTGCGAAAATCAGTGGAAGCACAGTTTACGACAGACGACCCGGGACGGCTCTGGGATGCAAGTTTCCTCATTGAACAAGAAAAAGAAACACTGGCTGCATTGAAACGGGATATCTGCGCACCGGTATATCACGATCCGGTTGTACTGCGCTGTATCCAGGAAAATGGCAGCGAAGACCCGGCAAAATCGGTTTTGGAGACTGATCGGGCTGCGGCCCTTTCCGTCGATCTTGGTAGCGGGTTACAGCTCTTTTTGACTGCGCACATTCCTTGCGGCTTCTCCGAGCAGCTCTTCCAAGGTGTTATTGCCTATATGGGAGATATTTTCGGGGGCTTTCGCAGTTATGCCGAAGAACTCGTTTTCGGCTTCAACAGGATAGACCTGAAAAGCTCTGATTATTGGATCAAGCACATCAAGCATGCTGCATTGGTCATCTATGGCAATGGATATCTTCTAACAAAAAACTCTGCTGCAGAAGCTTTGTTGCAAAGCGGTGAAGACCTGAGGGTCATTGATGGAAGGATCTCAGGACCCGCTGACCTTCTTGCCCGGTTCTCCCCAGCAACAAGCGTCGACACATTGGCTGTCCGCGGACTTTTGCGAGGCTCGCCTTCAACCCAGCGGCACATTCTGCATACGGCGACAGGAACGCAGTTTTTGTTAGAGCCGGTGCCTTCATTTTCTGATGAAGACAAACACGACGACCCGGTTCGAAACTACTTCACCAAAAAAATTCTCGTTGCCTCGACTGATAGTCCCATCAACGCGGATCCGTTGCTGATCAAGGCAACCGCCGGTGTGACGCTGCAACAGGCGCGCCTCATACAGCAACTGATCGCCGGCAGGAGCGTCCGGCAGGCCGCCGAGGAAATCGGCATTCGCTACAACACTGCGCGCAATCACATCGCAATGGCGCAGCAAAGACTTGAAGTCAGTTCACAGGCTGAGCTGATCAACGTCGTTCAAAGGGCAATTTCCATCGCCCCGGAACTCGAAATTAAACAATAA
- the bcsA gene encoding UDP-forming cellulose synthase catalytic subunit: protein MLKFLAYLFATVATIAMFFIATLPLSVEVQLFLGLFLLLAMQFTKAIPGTLGRVIFLSLGGIIVGRYVYWRVTQTVPPIENLADFVPGVLLLAAELFCILMFFLSALIVSDRYQRPRKVLTRDEDAPSVDVFIPSYNEDPGLVACTIAAAKNMDYPADKFRVFLLDDGATDQKLNAYDPAAAREARDRAETLKRICDELGATYLARERNEHAKAGNLNYGLSRSEGDLVVVFDADHAPAREFLRETVAYFSDPKLFLVQTPHFFLNPDPVERNLRTFNFMPSENDMFYGMIQKGLDKWDATFFCGSGAVLRRSALNEVGGFSGVSITEDCETALELHSRGWKSAYVDRPMIAGLQPDTIASFIGQRSRWCRGMLQILLLKNPLFKPGLNFMQRVAYVSSALFWLFPFPRLVFLLAPLLFILFSMKIYIASPQEFLAYTLTYILAVVTIQSGLYGKLRWPWISELYEYIQSIFLFPAIISVLLNPRSPKFNVTTKGETLEKEQLSVLAWPYVVVFVLMLATTGVLFWRLENDPGQTALLSVVGIWHVFNLIVTGAALGAILERKEVRTAPRIRVQRKGILKLGEDTVPVTLVEANTNGVLMHFDKVPHSGNMLGERGLLKVLPAQKQGRNTSTSTDMGDFGPEEGISVNIASQRASSTGLLVGAGYIDTVAKCAQASSDLVFADLSIPRALHNRKLTGASPVGGMLRLVRWSVHYGVRIPVIAMFSLLGSGARRKPARVENDLPETFMTPAE from the coding sequence ATGCTGAAGTTTCTGGCGTATTTGTTCGCCACTGTGGCTACCATTGCAATGTTTTTCATTGCGACCTTACCTTTGTCCGTAGAGGTGCAGCTGTTTCTCGGGCTGTTCCTACTGCTCGCGATGCAATTTACAAAGGCTATTCCCGGCACTCTTGGGAGGGTCATTTTTCTCTCCCTGGGCGGCATTATCGTTGGCCGCTACGTCTATTGGCGCGTTACTCAAACGGTACCACCAATCGAAAATCTGGCAGACTTCGTGCCCGGCGTTTTGCTTTTGGCCGCCGAGCTTTTCTGCATTCTCATGTTCTTTCTGTCCGCGCTTATCGTGTCGGATCGCTATCAACGGCCACGCAAGGTTCTGACAAGGGATGAAGACGCCCCGAGCGTTGATGTTTTCATTCCAAGTTACAATGAAGATCCCGGCTTGGTGGCCTGCACGATCGCTGCGGCCAAAAACATGGACTATCCGGCGGACAAATTCAGGGTCTTTCTGCTCGATGACGGTGCAACGGACCAGAAACTGAATGCCTACGACCCAGCTGCTGCGCGCGAAGCCCGGGATCGGGCGGAAACACTGAAACGCATTTGCGACGAACTCGGCGCAACTTATCTGGCCCGTGAAAGGAATGAACACGCAAAGGCGGGGAACCTGAACTACGGTTTGTCACGTTCCGAGGGTGATTTGGTTGTGGTCTTTGATGCCGACCATGCACCGGCTCGTGAATTCCTGCGCGAGACAGTGGCCTATTTCTCCGATCCCAAGCTTTTTCTGGTTCAGACACCGCACTTTTTCCTCAATCCCGATCCCGTTGAGCGCAACTTGCGCACCTTCAACTTCATGCCGTCCGAAAACGATATGTTCTACGGCATGATCCAGAAGGGTCTGGACAAATGGGACGCCACGTTCTTCTGCGGATCTGGGGCAGTATTGCGCCGGTCTGCTCTCAATGAGGTCGGCGGGTTCTCCGGTGTCTCGATCACGGAAGACTGCGAAACCGCATTGGAACTGCACTCTCGTGGCTGGAAGAGCGCTTATGTAGACCGTCCAATGATCGCCGGCCTTCAACCAGACACGATTGCTTCCTTCATCGGTCAGCGGTCGCGCTGGTGCCGGGGAATGCTGCAAATACTCCTTCTCAAGAACCCGCTTTTCAAGCCGGGCCTGAACTTCATGCAGCGCGTCGCGTATGTTTCAAGCGCACTTTTTTGGCTGTTTCCCTTTCCGAGACTCGTCTTCCTGCTGGCACCCTTGCTCTTCATCCTATTCAGCATGAAGATCTACATTGCCTCGCCTCAGGAATTTCTCGCCTATACGCTCACCTACATACTGGCAGTTGTGACCATCCAGTCAGGCCTCTACGGCAAGCTGAGATGGCCCTGGATCTCCGAACTCTATGAGTACATCCAGTCGATCTTCCTGTTCCCGGCAATCATTTCGGTTTTGCTCAATCCCCGTAGCCCGAAATTCAACGTGACCACAAAAGGCGAAACGCTTGAAAAGGAACAACTGTCGGTCCTGGCATGGCCTTATGTCGTCGTGTTTGTGCTGATGCTGGCCACAACAGGTGTGCTGTTTTGGCGCCTTGAAAATGACCCTGGCCAAACAGCTCTCCTGTCCGTGGTGGGCATCTGGCATGTCTTCAACCTGATTGTTACCGGAGCAGCGTTGGGAGCCATTCTGGAACGCAAGGAAGTTAGGACAGCACCTCGTATACGTGTTCAACGCAAAGGCATTTTGAAACTTGGCGAAGATACTGTTCCCGTCACTTTGGTGGAGGCCAACACCAACGGTGTTCTGATGCATTTCGACAAGGTGCCGCATAGCGGAAACATGCTAGGCGAACGGGGGCTCCTGAAGGTGCTTCCGGCTCAAAAACAAGGCCGAAACACCAGTACATCGACAGACATGGGTGACTTTGGCCCGGAAGAAGGCATCAGCGTGAATATTGCTTCTCAACGGGCAAGTTCCACAGGCCTTCTCGTGGGGGCTGGTTACATCGACACAGTTGCCAAGTGTGCCCAGGCGTCGAGCGATCTGGTGTTTGCAGACCTTTCCATTCCAAGAGCACTGCACAACCGGAAACTAACCGGAGCCTCGCCTGTTGGGGGCATGCTCCGGCTTGTGCGCTGGTCGGTACACTACGGCGTACGTATTCCGGTGATCGCAATGTTTTCGCTCCTTGGCAGCGGTGCGCGTCGCAAACCCGCGCGCGTTGAGAACGACCTTCCCGAAACCTTTATGACTCCTGCAGAGTGA